The following nucleotide sequence is from Bacteroidota bacterium.
GAACTTACAAACAACCAAAACGCTTTTCTGAAAGCTTTTGAACCTATGCTCGAAAGCGATTCGCTAAAGCAAATACTCGAAGGGCAGGAGTTAGCAAAACAGTGTTACAATTATACGCTTGGAGCCAATTCCAAGCTAGACACTAATTATTTCGCCCTGCAAAAAATAGCTGCTGCCAATGCCATTGCCGATTGGAACGAAAGGCAAGGCTTGTCGTCGGAATTGTCTTCCCTTACCGGTCAGGCAGTTTTAGCGCGCCGCGACAGCCTGAACCGTGAAGGGATTTACCAATGGAACGACCTGATAATAGTGATAGGGTCGGTAAACTTCAGTTCGAAATCGGAAGCGGTACGACGTGGCGAGGCTATTATCGATGCCGATAAAACCTTGTTCGAATACCTGCGGGTGAACAAATATTCTAACACTGCCAGCAAGGTAAACCTTGACCAAACCACTTTGCTGCCCGTAAAGGATAAAGACAGGGTTGTTTTTTTTCAGTACGACCCTTCGTGCGATGCCTGGCAATATATAATTGCCTACAATGAAGTAATGAGTAAAAAGTTTACAATCGAAATGAGCCAGTTCCTGCCTCCGCTGCAATTTCAGGAAGATATCGACAAGGGTATTGAAGCGAATGGTATAAATTAGCAGCAAAAAGTTGTTGCATGCGAAAATATACCTACGATTATCCACGTCCTGCACTCACAGTAGATTCTGTCTTGTTTACCTGGTTCGGTGAAAAATTGCAAACCTTATTAATACAGCGCGGACAGGATCCATTTAAGGGCATGTGGGCCTATCCTGGTGGTTTTGTCGACGAAGGTGAAACCGCCGGGCAGGCTGCCGTGCGTGAGTTGTGGGAAGAAACCGGGGTGCACGGAATACACATCGAACAATTGTATACCGAAACCAATCCTCACCGCGATCCGCGTGGATGGATAATTTCTGTTGTCCATTTTGCCCTCGTACCTGCGTCCATTGATATATTACCTGGCGACGATGCCAGTCAGGTCGCATGGCATCCGGTTCACCAATCACCGGCTATGGTGTTTGGGCACGAACTTTTTTTACGGAAAGCCTTAGAGAGAATGCGGCAACAGCTTTTGTTCCATGTTATCGGTCGGGAAATACTGCCTGTTGATTTTGAATTGAAAGACTTGTATAAATTCTATTTGCAGCTAATCAATATTCCCGAACAGGTTGAAAAACTGGTAAAACGCTTGATCGATTATGGCATATTAATTCAAGTTGGCACCAAATGGCATTTCGAAAAAGGCCGTTACGAAGCTGTATTGAAAACAGGATTTTTACGTTAAGCAATGTTTTGGACATTACAAATCAAATTCGCCCCTATGCAAGGAAGTGAACGTGCAAAGAAATGATAAAAGGTAGAAAATAATTTTCCACCTTCCTGTTTTTATGCAAAGTGCACTAATTCATATTATCGAGCAGGTAGTTAGCTTCACGTTCGTTCGCAACTTCGAGCCATTGAGGAACAACTTCTTTTAAGAAGCGGTCTTTATCAGCTTGCATGACTTTTACATCCAGACCGATGTATTCCTGCGCTTTAGCTTTGGTAGCAATATCCGGATAAGGTACTTCGCCATTAAACCCCAGATTTACAAACAAACGGGCAAGCTTGATTCTTGCTTCCTGCGCAAGGGCAATGCCGGTGCCAATTACTCTCGAAGTTTCGACCGGAGAGTGGAAAGAACTACCATGGCCTGCAGCAGTGTAATCCCAACGCCACTGGGCATGGCGGATATCTAAGAGTATGGCTTTCATATCAGCTTCGGTAGCACCAAGGTCCCAGGCTTTTTTTGCTTCGACATGCGCCCTCACCAGCAGTTCTTCGAGTTTATCACGGTTTTCGATAATGCGGTCCTGACGCTCGTACACATCGGCCAATAGGCGAGCGCCTTCTTGTCGGTGACAAACCTGACACGAGTTCGAGATGTTGTTGAGCGGGCTTTGCAGGTGATGGCTGGTGTATTTCAACCCGCCCTCGCTGGTATAAGGCATGTGGCAGTCGGCACAGGAAACCCCGCGGCTGGCATGCACACCAGTCATGTACACTTCGTAATCGGGATGCTGTGCTTTCAACATAGGTGCTTTGCTTAAAGCATGTGTCCAGTCGGTAAATTCAATGTTGTCATAATAGGCTTCCATTTGTTCGGCCGAGTAACCATTGTCCCAGGGAAAGGTGAGGTATGGAACCCCTTCTATTTTCTTTTTGTTGAAATAATATTCCACATGACACTGTGCACAAACCAACGAACGCATTTCCTGGTGCGAAGCTTTGCTGATATCTTTTCCCTGCCGTTGATATGCTTCGATTAAAGCCGGCCGGGAGATTCGCAGGTTCATGGTTTCGGCATCGTGGCAGTCGCCACAACCAATGGCGTTGACAATCTCGTGTCCTTTTGTATCCATCGATCCGCTATAAAATGCAGCTACTCCCGCTTCGAAGTTTCCACCATTTTCTTCTATGAGCTGGTGCATTAATCGCGGCACATCAGGACTCTTGCAGGTCCAGCAGGTATTGGGTTGCGGACTGGGCACTCCTTCGGCAGGAGCTCCTGTACGCAGGGTATTCCACACATCTTCGATGGCATAGTAGTGGCCACGTCCCTGGTTGTAATCTTTCGAAAAAGCATAGCCAGCCCAAAGTACTACCAAACGCGGGTCTACTGCAAGCATATCGATAGTGGCATTGCCGTTGTGTTTGCTGCGGAAAGAAGTATCAGCAGTCTGTATGTACGATTGGTACTCTTTGGGGAAATTCTTTCCCCATACTTCGCTGCGCGGTTCGAACTGCCCGTAATCGACCTTTTTCGTATAGGCAAACACAGCCTCGGCACGTCGCTCCATGATAGAAGAGGCCAAGAGGCCCAGAAAAAATACCACTACCAGTGTGGCAAAGAAAATCAGCCAACCGAACAGGGGCTTTTGATTAATTTTTTCGCGGAGGGTTTTCATACCGTTGAATTTAGTCGTTTTTAATTTGTTTCAGCCAATCGGGCACAGGACTCTGGGGAACAGGAACACGGGCATTGGGCACGCTCGATAGGCTTTTAACACTGCCATGTGGCGTTTCGCGGTGACATTCCCAACATTGCCGTTCGGTTCTGAATTGATGGTATTCTGCTGTCCAGGCCAGCACTTTCGAATCGGTTATCTTATAGCTGTGACATCGGATGCAGTTTTGTTGCACCACCTTCTGTCCGGGCTCATGCATAAAAATAACCTGTGGTTCGCGCCGTAGGGTAAAAATAGTGGCATGACGCAATCCGTCTTTGGCTTTAAAATAATATTTGTTGAATACGTTGTTGTGCGGCACATGACAATCGTTGCAGTTGGCCACTTCGCGGTGTGCACTGTGGTTCCAGGTAGCATATTGGGGAGCCATGATATGGCAATTCACGCAGGTTTCGGGCTTGTCGGACAGGTAGGAGTGGGCACGCGAAAGAAAAAACATATAAGCCATTAAACCAAACACAATGCCGGAAAGCAATATTGCTCGCAACTTCCAGTTTTCCGGTGGGCCGAAGGTTTTATGAATCCAGTTGAGCCTCATGCATGGTTTTAGGTTGAATAAAAATAAGCATTATATTAAAGCCTATAAACACATTCATTTAATTTAAACCCATTCTTAATTAGTTTATCCGATGGGAATAATAGGATTGTTAGGGAATGGATTCCATCAATAAAAATTAGTGTGATATTATTATAGCCGCACATCGGACGAATAGAATCCTTCCAATACATCGTAGAGACTAAAGGTTGACCTTAAACTCTTTTTTTTCCTTGATCATGGTAAGCAACATTTTAAATTTTTCGTCGGCATCGACGGCATGCGGAATGTTAGCAGGCATGATAATAAACTCACCAGTTTTTACCTGGTATGCTTTTTTGTCGATGGTAACCCTTGCTTCACCATCAATTACCTGTATAATGGCATCGAAGGGAGCAGTGTGTTCGCTCAGGTTCTGGCCTTTATCAAAGGCAAACAGGGTAAGATTTCCTGCTTCGTTGCGGGTAATAATCTTGCTTACAATCGAACCTGAAGCATAGCTCACGGAGCCAGCCAGGTTTTGTGGACTTGATTTTTCGAATACTTCTGTCATATGAATAATTTTAATTTTTAAAACACTCTTTAAAATTAGTAATATCGCCAGAAATTGTTTCTTACTATTTCTGGCGATTATTGAACCCTCTACTCTGATACCGCAACAGCTTCTGCGCCAATCAGGATTTTCAAATCTTCGTCAACTTGACCAATTCCGGCTATTCCGAAATTATCTACCAGTACTTTTACCACATTGGGCGAAAGAAAAGCAGGAAGAGTAGGCCCGAGGTGAATATTCTTCACGCCCAGGTGTAGTAATGCCAGCAATACAATTACTGCCTTTTGCTCGTACCACGCTATGTTGTAAGCAATGGGTAATTCGTTAATATCATTGAGCTGAAACACCTCTTTGAGTTTAAGCGCAATAATGGCCAGGGAATATGAGTCGTTACACTGTCCGGCATCCAACATGCGGGGAATACCTCCTATATCACCAAGCTCGAGTTTGTTGTAGCGGTATTTGGCGCATCCTGCCGTAAGAATAATGGTGTTTTGAGGCAGCTTCTCAGCAAATTGCGTGTAGTAATCGCGTCCCTTCATACGGCCATCGCATCCGGCCATGACCACGAATTTTTTAATAGCGCCCGTTTTTACAGCCTCTACTACTTTATCAGCCAGCTGCATAACCTGGTTATGGGCAAAACCACCAATAATTTCACCGGTTTCAATTTCCACAGGTGGCTGACATTTTTTGGCGTGTGCGATGATGGCTGAAAAGTCTTTCGCCTTTCCCTCAGCCCTGTTGGCGATGTGCTTTACATCCGGAAATCCGGCGGAACCGGTGGTGTAAACGCGGTCTTTATAGGATTCAGCCGGTGGAACAAGGCAATTGGTAGTAAGAAGAACAGGACCGTTGAAACTTTCGAACTCTTCTTTTTGTTTCCACCATGCATTGCCATAGTTGCCCACAAAATGGCTGTACTTTTTAAATGCAGGATAGTAGTGCGCCGGAAGCATTTCGCTGTGTGTATACACATCTACTCCCGTTCCTTCGGTTTGGCGCAACAGTTCTTCCATGTCTTTCAAATCGTGACCACTGATAAGAATGCCGGGCTTGTTCTGCACACCAATATTTACTTTGGTAATTTCCGGGTTTCCATAAGCACTGGTGTTGGCATGGTCAAGCAGAGCCATTACATCTACACCAAATTTTCCGCATTCGAGTACCAGGGCGACAAGTGCATTGGCATCAAGGTCGTTGCGGGTAGTAGCTACAAGGGCTTTGTGCATGAATTTATATACCTCAAGGTTTTCCTGACCCAGATTGAAGGCATGTTCGGCATAAGCGGCCATTCCTTTTAAACCATAGATAAGGAGCTCTTTCAGCGAACGGATGTCTTCGTTGGTTTCGCGCAGAATACTCACCAGCAAGCTGCGGGCAATAAACGAATGTTCGTTCTTGGGTTTCCAGATAGCACATTCAGGCAGATTGGCAGGAATATCCTGTCCGTTCCTGAGAATTTCAGCCTTCATGTTTTCACGTAGTTCGATACCTTCCTGGCATTTTTTAATAATTGCTGCATCGTCGAAATTGGCATTGGTAATGGTCATAAATAGCGCCTCAAAGGTGTACTGATCGGCAGCCTTATTTCGTTGTCCCTCGTCATTGGCCATTTGTGTAAACACAGATACCCCACGGGCTATGTCGACCAGTAAATCCTGTAAATTGGAAGTGGATTCTCCTTTTCCGCAAACTCCTTTGATAGTGCAG
It contains:
- the nrfA gene encoding ammonia-forming cytochrome c nitrite reductase, which gives rise to MKTLREKINQKPLFGWLIFFATLVVVFFLGLLASSIMERRAEAVFAYTKKVDYGQFEPRSEVWGKNFPKEYQSYIQTADTSFRSKHNGNATIDMLAVDPRLVVLWAGYAFSKDYNQGRGHYYAIEDVWNTLRTGAPAEGVPSPQPNTCWTCKSPDVPRLMHQLIEENGGNFEAGVAAFYSGSMDTKGHEIVNAIGCGDCHDAETMNLRISRPALIEAYQRQGKDISKASHQEMRSLVCAQCHVEYYFNKKKIEGVPYLTFPWDNGYSAEQMEAYYDNIEFTDWTHALSKAPMLKAQHPDYEVYMTGVHASRGVSCADCHMPYTSEGGLKYTSHHLQSPLNNISNSCQVCHRQEGARLLADVYERQDRIIENRDKLEELLVRAHVEAKKAWDLGATEADMKAILLDIRHAQWRWDYTAAGHGSSFHSPVETSRVIGTGIALAQEARIKLARLFVNLGFNGEVPYPDIATKAKAQEYIGLDVKVMQADKDRFLKEVVPQWLEVANEREANYLLDNMN
- a CDS encoding NUDIX hydrolase translates to MRKYTYDYPRPALTVDSVLFTWFGEKLQTLLIQRGQDPFKGMWAYPGGFVDEGETAGQAAVRELWEETGVHGIHIEQLYTETNPHRDPRGWIISVVHFALVPASIDILPGDDASQVAWHPVHQSPAMVFGHELFLRKALERMRQQLLFHVIGREILPVDFELKDLYKFYLQLINIPEQVEKLVKRLIDYGILIQVGTKWHFEKGRYEAVLKTGFLR
- a CDS encoding cupin domain-containing protein, with the protein product MTEVFEKSSPQNLAGSVSYASGSIVSKIITRNEAGNLTLFAFDKGQNLSEHTAPFDAIIQVIDGEARVTIDKKAYQVKTGEFIIMPANIPHAVDADEKFKMLLTMIKEKKEFKVNL
- the nrfH gene encoding cytochrome c nitrite reductase small subunit gives rise to the protein MRLNWIHKTFGPPENWKLRAILLSGIVFGLMAYMFFLSRAHSYLSDKPETCVNCHIMAPQYATWNHSAHREVANCNDCHVPHNNVFNKYYFKAKDGLRHATIFTLRREPQVIFMHEPGQKVVQQNCIRCHSYKITDSKVLAWTAEYHQFRTERQCWECHRETPHGSVKSLSSVPNARVPVPQSPVPDWLKQIKND
- the hcp gene encoding hydroxylamine reductase, with product MSMFCYQCQEAAKGTGCTIKGVCGKGESTSNLQDLLVDIARGVSVFTQMANDEGQRNKAADQYTFEALFMTITNANFDDAAIIKKCQEGIELRENMKAEILRNGQDIPANLPECAIWKPKNEHSFIARSLLVSILRETNEDIRSLKELLIYGLKGMAAYAEHAFNLGQENLEVYKFMHKALVATTRNDLDANALVALVLECGKFGVDVMALLDHANTSAYGNPEITKVNIGVQNKPGILISGHDLKDMEELLRQTEGTGVDVYTHSEMLPAHYYPAFKKYSHFVGNYGNAWWKQKEEFESFNGPVLLTTNCLVPPAESYKDRVYTTGSAGFPDVKHIANRAEGKAKDFSAIIAHAKKCQPPVEIETGEIIGGFAHNQVMQLADKVVEAVKTGAIKKFVVMAGCDGRMKGRDYYTQFAEKLPQNTIILTAGCAKYRYNKLELGDIGGIPRMLDAGQCNDSYSLAIIALKLKEVFQLNDINELPIAYNIAWYEQKAVIVLLALLHLGVKNIHLGPTLPAFLSPNVVKVLVDNFGIAGIGQVDEDLKILIGAEAVAVSE